Proteins from a single region of Nocardioides anomalus:
- a CDS encoding flavin monoamine oxidase family protein, with the protein MAYDVLVLGAGLAGLCAARDLAAGGADVVVLEARSRVGGRVEQVRLEDGRLVQLGGEVVGNAHTAYQALVAELGLTLVPSYVAEPGELTYALHDGLHVGDSPAFFEPADHASQAAVEAAFTALCDTVDPADPWSHPSAAVLDRASVGDWLRLVGATPAVRRAIEAAQLGLSAGSSERTSMLSLLRKCAVTTTRGLYDYDEWENLRVAEGSATVALRLAAELGDRVRLGVPVRGVKVAAAGCAVTLDSGEVVHAAAVVSALPVGPLRDVAVEGVSDARLESLHRQRHALAAKFVAAYDRPFWRDRGQNGLTESEGVLGSSWPQTDDGVLSCLVPPERIAAYLSTDPRFRREEALTELASWFGPPALEPVATFERLWGTDPWTQGYVTQWQPGDVLRVGPLHGTHEPPFYVCGSDQWVAGYMEGAVRTGRGAASEALARG; encoded by the coding sequence ATGGCCTACGACGTCCTGGTCCTCGGCGCCGGGCTCGCGGGGCTCTGCGCCGCACGCGACCTCGCCGCCGGCGGCGCCGACGTGGTCGTCCTCGAGGCCCGCTCGCGCGTCGGGGGGCGTGTGGAGCAGGTGAGGCTCGAGGACGGCCGGCTCGTCCAGCTCGGCGGCGAGGTGGTGGGCAACGCGCACACCGCCTACCAGGCCCTCGTCGCCGAGCTGGGCCTCACCCTCGTGCCGTCGTACGTCGCGGAGCCGGGCGAGCTCACCTACGCGCTGCACGACGGGCTGCACGTCGGCGACTCGCCCGCGTTCTTCGAGCCCGCGGACCACGCGTCGCAGGCGGCCGTGGAGGCCGCCTTCACCGCGCTGTGCGACACGGTCGACCCCGCCGACCCGTGGTCGCACCCGTCGGCCGCCGTCCTCGACCGCGCCTCGGTGGGCGACTGGCTGCGCTTGGTCGGCGCCACGCCCGCCGTTCGCCGGGCCATCGAGGCCGCGCAGCTCGGGCTCAGCGCCGGCTCGTCAGAGCGGACCTCGATGCTCTCGCTGCTGCGCAAGTGCGCGGTGACCACGACCCGAGGGCTCTACGACTACGACGAGTGGGAGAACCTCCGCGTGGCCGAGGGCTCGGCCACCGTCGCGCTGCGGCTCGCCGCGGAGCTCGGAGACCGGGTGCGCCTCGGCGTGCCGGTGCGCGGGGTCAAGGTCGCGGCCGCCGGCTGCGCCGTCACCCTCGACTCCGGCGAGGTCGTGCACGCCGCCGCCGTGGTCAGCGCCCTGCCCGTGGGGCCGTTGCGCGACGTCGCCGTCGAGGGCGTCTCCGACGCGCGCCTGGAGTCGCTGCACCGCCAGCGACACGCGCTGGCCGCGAAGTTCGTGGCGGCGTACGACCGGCCGTTCTGGCGCGACCGCGGCCAGAACGGCCTGACCGAGTCCGAGGGCGTCCTCGGCTCCTCCTGGCCGCAGACCGACGACGGCGTCCTGTCCTGCCTCGTCCCGCCCGAGCGCATCGCGGCGTACCTCTCCACCGACCCGCGCTTCCGCCGCGAGGAGGCGCTGACCGAGCTCGCCTCGTGGTTCGGCCCCCCGGCCCTCGAGCCGGTGGCCACCTTCGAGCGGCTCTGGGGCACCGACCCCTGGACCCAGGGCTACGTCACCCAGTGGCAGCCCGGCGACGTGCTGCGCGTCGGCCCGCTCCACGGGACGCACGAGCCACCGTTCTACGTGTGTGGGTCTGACCAGTGGGTAGCGGGCTACATGGAGGGCGCGGTCCGGACCGGACGCGGCGCGGCGTCCGAGGCGCTGGCCCGCGGCTGA
- a CDS encoding GNAT family N-acetyltransferase has translation MEVRAAATAADLDEVRRLWRAFLVWQDERHAEHLDQLHAYFDPDAWEAELAGLPGRYAEAEGGALLLARADDGAAVGAVALRRSAQGVAEMKRMYVERRGVGAGRALGEAVVAEARRLGYARLVLDTGPLQAEAIGLYRSLGFEEVPAYWDAPEGLRQWLLFFSREL, from the coding sequence GTGGAGGTCCGGGCGGCGGCGACGGCGGCCGACCTGGACGAGGTGCGCCGGCTGTGGCGGGCCTTCCTGGTCTGGCAGGACGAGCGGCACGCCGAGCACCTGGACCAGCTGCACGCCTACTTCGACCCGGACGCCTGGGAGGCCGAGCTGGCCGGGCTCCCGGGGCGCTACGCCGAGGCCGAGGGCGGGGCGCTCCTGCTGGCCCGCGCCGACGACGGCGCGGCGGTGGGCGCGGTGGCGCTGCGGCGCTCCGCTCAGGGAGTCGCCGAGATGAAGCGGATGTACGTCGAGCGCCGCGGCGTGGGGGCCGGGCGCGCGCTGGGCGAGGCGGTGGTGGCCGAGGCCCGGCGGCTGGGCTACGCGAGGCTGGTGCTGGACACCGGGCCGCTGCAGGCCGAGGCGATCGGGCTCTACCGCAGCCTGGGCTTCGAGGAGGTCCCGGCGTACTGGGACGCCCCGGAGGGGCTGCGGCAGTGGCTGCTCTTCTTCAGCCGCGAGC